A DNA window from Candidatus Bathyarchaeota archaeon contains the following coding sequences:
- a CDS encoding NUDIX domain-containing protein, which yields MGEDIVVGGLDLRREYPTQPIVGVGAVIVDEGKLLLVKRGVEPGKGKWSIPGGAVELGEKVRDAVVREAEEESGLKVEIVIDRPLDTVDNIMMDENKRLQYHYVLLQFLIRPKSGTPKSGGDVLDAKWVSLDEVETYDLTTSFRSFFKRHRNELEGF from the coding sequence ATCGGTGAAGATATTGTTGTCGGAGGCTTGGATTTGAGACGTGAATATCCTACTCAGCCTATTGTAGGCGTTGGAGCGGTCATTGTGGACGAGGGTAAGCTTCTTCTGGTCAAGAGGGGAGTGGAGCCTGGAAAAGGCAAATGGAGTATTCCCGGCGGAGCGGTGGAACTTGGAGAAAAGGTTCGAGACGCCGTTGTACGGGAGGCTGAGGAAGAGAGCGGGTTGAAAGTTGAGATTGTAATTGATAGACCTTTGGATACGGTTGATAACATCATGATGGATGAAAACAAACGGCTTCAATACCACTACGTTCTGCTACAGTTTTTAATTCGCCCTAAAAGTGGGACTCCAAAGTCTGGAGGTGACGTATTAGACGCAAAATGGGTTTCCCTAGATGAAGTGGAAACCTATGACTTAACAACCTCCTTCCGTTCTTTCTTCAAAAGACATCGAAACGAGCTAGAAGGATTCTAA
- a CDS encoding ATP-binding protein, giving the protein MRLYRKEGNTIQILSFPTEDIEKGEYLLIQDSKRNRSLVIQVIDIQFANIPGILEELLRNSTDDKHIYGENLDPLEVAPHITYIQDARMLVCKIRGTIQNGKLSINTAWLPSRSQSNIKKLPVASLLAQAKISKSRPINLGETRELSSITIDAHMLDGKLNIVTGKKETGKSHLAKLLVLGLIDYGAPVVVLDLNGEYTRLGFSSNDEKNEYHKKVRVLTPGDNFKITLAQMNLRVMMNILFHALDLPGTSAREFRRIWRFLKNRDTLTMHELGETIRNRQCNLHVRDALYSRYYSLLNSGFFTDNHAEATSLEENFHSMQSGGALIINLQDISSIDRQVVVEFMLGKLVELLTQRKLRAVFLFAEEAHLYLRETYWDDIVTRMRHFGVFTTFVTNQPNTIRENIYRQADNIFLFNFTNEHDLEAVSRAAKVDAETVKSVARDLLPHHCLVLGKVVKDFPIVVKVKALDIQTMGQTRLFFTDDN; this is encoded by the coding sequence ATGCGACTTTACAGAAAAGAAGGCAACACTATTCAAATCCTAAGCTTTCCAACCGAGGACATCGAAAAGGGAGAATACCTCCTCATACAAGACTCTAAACGCAACCGAAGCCTCGTCATACAAGTAATCGACATCCAATTTGCTAACATTCCCGGCATCCTAGAAGAACTCTTAAGAAACTCCACAGACGACAAACACATCTATGGAGAAAACCTTGATCCGCTGGAAGTAGCTCCACACATAACTTACATCCAAGACGCACGAATGCTTGTCTGCAAAATCCGAGGAACCATACAAAACGGAAAACTAAGCATAAACACAGCGTGGCTCCCTTCACGCTCCCAATCAAACATCAAAAAACTTCCCGTGGCTTCTCTGCTGGCACAAGCAAAAATCAGCAAAAGCCGTCCTATCAACCTCGGCGAAACGAGAGAATTATCTTCCATCACAATTGACGCTCACATGCTTGACGGCAAACTCAACATAGTGACAGGGAAGAAGGAAACCGGAAAGTCTCACCTCGCCAAACTCCTCGTCCTCGGCCTCATAGACTACGGAGCCCCAGTTGTTGTTCTAGACCTAAACGGCGAATACACCCGCCTAGGTTTCTCGTCAAACGACGAAAAAAACGAGTACCACAAAAAGGTTCGGGTGCTCACCCCAGGCGACAACTTCAAAATAACATTGGCACAGATGAACCTGCGCGTTATGATGAACATCCTCTTCCACGCGCTTGACCTGCCAGGCACTTCTGCACGAGAGTTTCGACGCATATGGCGATTTCTAAAAAACCGCGACACGCTTACGATGCATGAACTAGGCGAGACTATTAGAAATCGACAGTGCAACCTGCATGTGCGAGATGCACTTTATTCTCGTTACTACAGCCTGTTAAACTCTGGGTTTTTCACCGACAACCATGCAGAAGCAACAAGTCTTGAGGAAAACTTTCACAGCATGCAGAGTGGCGGAGCATTGATCATAAACCTACAAGACATTTCTTCGATTGATCGGCAAGTCGTGGTGGAGTTTATGCTTGGAAAACTTGTGGAACTTCTGACTCAACGGAAGTTGAGGGCAGTATTTTTGTTTGCTGAGGAGGCTCATCTTTACCTGCGTGAAACCTATTGGGACGACATTGTTACGAGGATGCGCCACTTCGGAGTTTTCACAACCTTTGTGACTAATCAGCCTAACACCATTCGGGAGAACATCTATCGCCAAGCAGACAATATATTCCTCTTCAACTTCACCAACGAACATGACCTTGAGGCAGTGTCAAGAGCTGCCAAGGTTGACGCTGAAACCGTCAAGTCGGTTGCACGAGACCTATTGCCGCATCATTGTCTCGTTCTTGGAAAAGTTGTAAAAGACTTCCCTATCGTAGTGAAGGTGAAAGCTCTTGACATTCAAACAATGGGGCAAACAAGGCTATTTTTCACAGATGATAATTAG
- a CDS encoding Lrp/AsnC family transcriptional regulator, translated as MTKIKDIDLKILSGLMKNSKISDRKLADNIGVSQPTVTRRRAKMEKELSIDYTAIPNFSKLGMEILVFHFVQWKPEGYETLSQMNDFMKKLNKFLSKHPNIIFASSGQGCGFSRITVTVHRDYSDFVNFRTDFEKDWGQYTAQYDSFIISLKSDKVLRRLTLKYLADYIKNTNSP; from the coding sequence ATGACGAAAATAAAAGATATTGACTTGAAGATTCTCTCTGGGTTGATGAAAAACTCAAAAATTAGTGATAGGAAACTGGCTGATAATATTGGAGTTTCTCAGCCCACTGTCACCAGAAGAAGAGCCAAAATGGAAAAGGAACTTTCAATTGATTACACTGCGATTCCAAACTTTTCGAAATTGGGGATGGAAATCTTGGTTTTCCATTTTGTCCAGTGGAAGCCTGAAGGATACGAAACACTCAGTCAGATGAACGATTTCATGAAAAAACTGAATAAATTTCTTTCAAAACATCCCAACATCATCTTTGCCTCTTCTGGACAGGGCTGCGGCTTTAGTAGGATAACTGTTACAGTCCACAGAGACTATTCTGATTTTGTAAACTTCAGGACGGACTTCGAAAAGGATTGGGGGCAGTATACAGCGCAATATGACAGTTTCATTATCAGCCTTAAGAGTGACAAAGTCCTGAGGCGGTTAACCCTCAAATATTTGGCAGATTACATAAAAAATACCAATAGCCCATGA
- the mutM gene encoding bifunctional DNA-formamidopyrimidine glycosylase/DNA-(apurinic or apyrimidinic site) lyase, with protein MPELPEITVLSKQMAKEITGKQIHKVETHQPKCLNTPPERFVETAIGKTIGQIYSRGKWLFIKLEPDHYLLINLGMGANLLYFTPNSKLPEKYQFKLTFTDHSGFTIRFYWFGYIHLLPQKELSQHKLTAKLGVSASDKEFTKEYLQKLLEKRKARIKSLLLDQKNIAGIGNVYIQDILFNARLHPNRKAFTLSDQEISNLYDAIKTVLNSSIEKGGLTYEKNFYGQKGNFGAEDFQVGYKTGKPCPVCSTPIEKIRTGPTSSYICPKCQKL; from the coding sequence ATGCCCGAGTTGCCAGAAATTACTGTCCTGAGCAAACAAATGGCAAAAGAAATCACTGGAAAACAAATACACAAAGTTGAAACACATCAGCCAAAATGCTTAAACACTCCGCCAGAACGATTTGTTGAAACCGCTATAGGCAAAACCATAGGTCAAATATACAGTAGGGGTAAATGGCTCTTCATAAAACTAGAGCCAGATCACTACTTACTAATCAATTTAGGGATGGGTGCCAATCTCCTCTACTTCACACCAAACAGCAAACTCCCAGAAAAATACCAATTCAAACTCACCTTCACAGATCACTCCGGCTTTACCATACGCTTCTACTGGTTTGGCTATATCCATCTCCTACCCCAAAAAGAACTAAGCCAACATAAACTGACAGCAAAACTAGGAGTATCCGCCTCAGACAAAGAGTTCACAAAGGAATATTTACAGAAACTCTTAGAAAAGAGAAAGGCACGCATAAAATCGCTTCTTCTTGATCAGAAAAACATTGCTGGAATAGGCAACGTGTACATCCAAGACATCCTCTTCAACGCCAGACTCCACCCAAACCGGAAGGCTTTCACTCTTTCAGACCAAGAAATCAGCAATCTCTACGATGCAATAAAAACCGTTCTTAATAGCAGCATCGAAAAAGGAGGGCTCACCTACGAAAAGAACTTCTACGGCCAGAAAGGCAACTTCGGGGCAGAAGACTTTCAAGTAGGATATAAAACAGGAAAGCCTTGCCCAGTCTGCTCTACACCTATAGAAAAAATCAGAACAGGACCCACCTCATCCTATATCTGTCCTAAATGCCAAAAACTGTAA
- a CDS encoding CBS domain-containing protein — protein sequence MARAMWKVKDVMITDVVTVDAGVNIRQAVDRMNNHEIGCLVVLEKGHFAGILTERDVLRRVVAKAQNPEKTLVGDVMSKPLIVVDPEASLEEAVKLMFEKQVKKLTVVKDKKLVGLVTMTDIVRAQSEMIKYIERLAAKYDLPKRMQKVVRYYVA from the coding sequence ATGGCTCGGGCTATGTGGAAGGTAAAGGATGTAATGATTACAGATGTAGTGACCGTTGACGCGGGTGTGAACATCAGGCAGGCGGTTGACCGAATGAATAATCATGAGATAGGTTGTCTGGTTGTACTGGAGAAAGGACACTTTGCTGGAATATTAACTGAACGTGACGTCTTGAGGAGAGTCGTAGCCAAAGCTCAGAACCCCGAAAAAACACTTGTAGGAGATGTTATGTCCAAACCTTTGATAGTTGTGGATCCTGAAGCAAGTCTGGAAGAAGCAGTCAAGCTAATGTTTGAAAAGCAAGTTAAGAAATTGACAGTTGTAAAGGACAAAAAGCTTGTAGGGCTTGTTACAATGACAGACATAGTACGTGCCCAATCGGAAATGATCAAGTATATAGAAAGACTCGCCGCAAAATATGATCTACCGAAAAGAATGCAAAAAGTTGTTCGATACTATGTGGCGTGA
- the gatE gene encoding Glu-tRNA(Gln) amidotransferase subunit GatE, whose translation MTIDYSKIGLKVGLELHQQLDTKTKLFCPCKPQLFKEEPEITFLRRLRPTQSELGQIDPAALFEFQKGVKILYEANKETSCLVEMDEEPPHNLNREAVEIALTAALMMKAKPVDEIHVMRKAVIDGSNTTGFQRTCVIALNGEIDIKGKKIPIQHISLEEDAARKMGEDGSIIRYRIDRLGIPLVEVATAPVIYSPQEAKETALIIGRILRATGKVKRGLGTIRQDLNVSIRDGALIEIKGVQELELVSRIIEYEVQRQLGLLKIRGELKERNVAEKDVKDEFVDVSSFFEQTKCRVIRKALDQGKRVLAVRLPKFAGLLERELAPGMRLGSEMAGIAHFWGRVGGLFHTDELPAYRITVEEVNELRRHMKAEPQDAIVFVADVLENATDALKAVTRRAREALRTIPEETRGANPDGTTRYLRPRPGAARMYPETDVPPIQLSDEYVEKLRACVPELPEEKMGRLMREYKLNAKLARQVLDSEYSDFFEAVVEETGVSATVVAVALTETLKALKRDGVEVERVTDEQFRRLFGFVSSGRLAKEAIPNVLTWLAGHKGAGVEDAVKALGLVMLSCEELETVVGELIKENKKFVEERQMGAYSVLMGLVMKRFRGRVKAELVGEVLRRRLEEFVE comes from the coding sequence ATGACCATCGACTATTCAAAAATCGGATTAAAAGTCGGACTTGAGCTGCATCAACAACTAGACACCAAAACAAAATTATTCTGCCCCTGCAAGCCCCAACTTTTCAAAGAAGAACCAGAAATCACGTTTCTAAGAAGGTTGAGACCTACCCAAAGCGAGCTAGGCCAAATAGACCCAGCAGCCCTCTTCGAATTTCAGAAAGGCGTAAAAATACTCTACGAAGCCAACAAAGAAACGTCATGCCTCGTAGAAATGGATGAAGAACCACCTCACAACCTTAACCGAGAAGCAGTTGAAATCGCTCTAACCGCCGCTCTCATGATGAAAGCAAAACCCGTAGATGAAATCCATGTGATGCGGAAAGCCGTCATAGACGGGTCAAACACGACAGGATTCCAGAGAACATGCGTCATAGCCTTAAACGGAGAAATAGACATCAAAGGGAAAAAAATTCCAATTCAACACATAAGCCTAGAGGAAGACGCCGCCAGAAAGATGGGAGAAGACGGCTCCATCATTAGATACCGCATCGACCGCCTCGGAATTCCCCTCGTCGAGGTTGCAACGGCTCCGGTTATTTATTCTCCTCAAGAGGCGAAAGAAACCGCCCTAATCATCGGGCGAATTTTAAGGGCTACGGGAAAGGTTAAGCGAGGCTTAGGAACCATTCGTCAAGACCTGAACGTTTCCATTCGAGACGGAGCGTTAATCGAGATAAAAGGTGTTCAAGAGCTTGAATTGGTGTCGAGAATCATTGAATACGAAGTTCAGCGTCAACTGGGTCTTCTCAAAATACGAGGCGAGTTGAAAGAGCGTAATGTGGCGGAGAAGGACGTTAAGGACGAGTTTGTCGACGTTTCTTCTTTTTTTGAGCAGACGAAATGTCGGGTTATTCGAAAGGCTTTGGATCAGGGTAAACGGGTTTTGGCTGTTAGGTTGCCCAAGTTTGCTGGTTTGCTTGAAAGAGAGCTTGCGCCTGGAATGAGGCTTGGATCTGAGATGGCTGGTATCGCCCATTTCTGGGGTAGGGTTGGCGGCCTCTTTCACACGGATGAGTTACCTGCGTATAGGATTACGGTGGAGGAAGTTAACGAGCTTAGACGGCATATGAAGGCAGAGCCGCAGGATGCCATTGTGTTTGTTGCTGACGTTTTGGAGAACGCGACTGATGCTTTGAAAGCTGTAACTAGGAGGGCGCGAGAGGCTCTTAGAACCATTCCTGAGGAGACGCGTGGGGCCAACCCGGACGGGACTACTCGGTATTTGCGGCCGAGGCCTGGTGCCGCTAGGATGTATCCGGAGACTGATGTTCCTCCGATTCAGTTGTCGGATGAGTATGTTGAAAAGCTGCGTGCTTGTGTTCCTGAGTTGCCTGAGGAGAAGATGGGTCGGCTGATGAGAGAGTATAAGCTTAACGCGAAGCTTGCGAGGCAGGTTCTTGATTCAGAGTACAGTGACTTTTTTGAGGCTGTTGTTGAGGAGACTGGGGTTTCTGCCACTGTTGTGGCTGTTGCGTTGACTGAAACTTTGAAGGCGTTGAAGCGCGACGGAGTTGAGGTTGAGAGGGTTACGGATGAGCAGTTTAGGCGTTTGTTTGGCTTTGTGAGTTCTGGGCGTTTGGCTAAGGAGGCTATTCCTAATGTTTTGACTTGGTTGGCTGGACATAAGGGTGCTGGGGTTGAGGATGCTGTTAAGGCTCTTGGATTGGTTATGCTTTCTTGTGAAGAGCTTGAGACTGTTGTCGGCGAGTTGATTAAAGAGAATAAGAAGTTTGTGGAGGAGAGGCAGATGGGTGCGTATAGTGTTTTGATGGGTTTGGTTATGAAAAGGTTTAGAGGGCGTGTGAAGGCTGAATTGGTGGGTGAGGTTTTGCGAAGGCGTTTAGAAGAGTTTGTTGAGTAA
- the gatD gene encoding Glu-tRNA(Gln) amidotransferase subunit GatD — translation MGDVIRIKKDKETYEGVLIPRSEYGDDKHVVIKLKSGYNIGVEITPATQIKKIGVGAKPTFTPPPLPKQKPNLPKVAIVSTGGTIASRVDYRTGGVRPALTASDLYSVVPELSEIATIDAEIIFSLFSENITPKHWTKTAKVTAKHIENGVAGVVVAHGTDTMGYTAAALSFALQNPPVPVIMVGSQRSADRPSSDAATNLIGAVKAAANAPFAEVAVAMHETESDKTIIFHRGTKVRKCHTSRRDTFKSINTTPLARMKNGQIEMLIKNYRKRSSSQKLILKPNFNEKAALVKFYPGLNPNIVEWYVNEGYRGIILEGTGLGHVSKYCFSAIRNAIENNVIVAMTSQCIWGRLGMNVYDQGRDLLAIGVVPLEDMLPETALVKLMWVLGQTKDIAEAKSLLTTNVAYEISPRTQAEETA, via the coding sequence ATCGGCGACGTAATCCGCATCAAAAAAGACAAAGAAACTTACGAAGGTGTTCTCATCCCCCGATCTGAATACGGCGACGACAAACACGTCGTAATCAAATTGAAAAGTGGCTACAATATCGGAGTAGAGATAACTCCTGCAACCCAAATCAAAAAAATTGGAGTAGGAGCCAAACCCACCTTCACTCCACCGCCACTCCCAAAACAAAAACCAAATCTACCCAAAGTAGCAATCGTGAGCACAGGCGGCACAATTGCCAGCCGAGTGGACTACCGAACAGGTGGAGTAAGACCCGCACTCACGGCAAGCGACCTCTACAGTGTGGTCCCAGAACTCTCAGAAATCGCCACAATAGACGCTGAAATCATCTTCAGCCTATTCAGCGAAAACATCACCCCAAAACACTGGACAAAAACAGCAAAGGTTACAGCCAAACACATAGAAAACGGCGTAGCAGGAGTTGTAGTCGCACATGGAACCGACACCATGGGCTACACCGCCGCCGCGTTAAGCTTCGCACTACAAAACCCACCCGTACCCGTAATAATGGTGGGTTCCCAACGATCCGCAGACCGCCCCAGCTCAGACGCAGCCACCAACCTTATAGGAGCAGTCAAAGCAGCCGCCAACGCACCATTCGCAGAAGTAGCCGTCGCCATGCACGAAACAGAATCAGACAAAACCATCATATTCCACCGAGGAACCAAAGTTAGAAAATGCCACACAAGCCGCCGAGACACGTTCAAATCAATCAACACCACGCCACTTGCCAGAATGAAAAACGGACAAATCGAAATGCTGATCAAAAACTATCGCAAACGAAGCTCTTCGCAGAAACTCATCTTGAAACCAAACTTCAACGAAAAAGCAGCACTTGTCAAATTCTATCCAGGCCTAAACCCTAACATTGTTGAATGGTACGTTAACGAAGGCTACAGAGGCATAATCCTCGAGGGAACAGGATTAGGCCACGTGAGCAAATACTGCTTCTCAGCCATCCGAAACGCCATCGAAAACAACGTAATTGTTGCCATGACCTCTCAATGCATCTGGGGACGCCTAGGAATGAACGTCTACGATCAAGGCCGAGACCTGCTAGCCATCGGAGTAGTTCCCCTCGAAGATATGCTGCCTGAAACAGCCTTAGTGAAGCTCATGTGGGTTCTAGGACAAACAAAAGACATTGCGGAAGCTAAGAGCCTTCTCACCACAAACGTGGCATACGAAATCTCACCTAGAACACAAGCAGAGGAAACAGCATGA
- a CDS encoding TIGR00269 family protein yields MSVATCTICKRRKAFFFRPYSREKLCKRCFIESVEEKVRATIARYQMLEFDDRIAVAVSGGKDSVSLLHILAKMEQNYPKASLVAITVDEGIRRYRDEALKIAAENCKKLNIEHHTTSFKELYGYTLDEIIKHLKKGKNKLTPCAYCGVLRRKALNVVARDVEADKLATAHTLDDETQTIFLNILHGAPLRIARVKPLTDKVHPKLVQRIKPFCEIPEKETTLYAYAKKITFQGIPCPYASEALRNDIRLFLQGMEEKHAGITFTIFKSIAKIRPAIAKIARKEELNECSECGEPTTGRICKACQMLQQLGTR; encoded by the coding sequence ATGAGCGTCGCCACCTGCACCATTTGCAAACGTAGAAAAGCCTTTTTCTTTAGGCCATACTCTAGGGAGAAACTATGCAAAAGATGCTTCATTGAATCCGTTGAGGAGAAGGTTAGGGCTACTATTGCCAGGTATCAGATGCTTGAATTCGACGATAGAATAGCTGTTGCGGTTTCTGGCGGGAAGGACAGCGTCAGCCTATTGCATATCTTGGCTAAAATGGAGCAGAATTATCCGAAAGCCTCGCTTGTGGCAATTACAGTAGATGAAGGAATTCGAAGATATCGAGATGAAGCCCTGAAAATAGCGGCTGAAAACTGCAAAAAACTCAACATAGAACACCATACAACCTCTTTCAAGGAACTTTATGGCTACACATTAGATGAGATTATAAAGCATCTAAAAAAAGGAAAAAACAAACTAACACCATGCGCATACTGTGGCGTTTTACGAAGAAAAGCGTTAAACGTTGTTGCAAGAGATGTCGAAGCGGATAAGCTTGCAACTGCCCACACATTGGATGATGAAACGCAAACAATCTTCTTGAACATTCTTCACGGCGCTCCCTTAAGGATAGCAAGGGTGAAACCGCTCACAGACAAGGTGCATCCGAAGCTCGTGCAGAGAATAAAACCCTTCTGCGAAATTCCAGAAAAAGAAACAACCCTGTACGCCTATGCCAAAAAAATAACGTTTCAAGGCATACCATGCCCATACGCCTCAGAAGCCTTAAGAAACGACATACGTCTTTTTCTGCAGGGAATGGAAGAGAAGCATGCTGGAATAACATTCACAATATTCAAGTCAATAGCGAAAATCAGACCAGCAATAGCCAAGATTGCTAGAAAAGAAGAATTAAATGAGTGCAGCGAATGTGGGGAACCAACAACTGGAAGGATATGCAAAGCTTGC